A single genomic interval of Anopheles marshallii chromosome 2, idAnoMarsDA_429_01, whole genome shotgun sequence harbors:
- the LOC128718840 gene encoding protein transport protein Sec61 subunit beta — protein MPPAPASSTSVGSGSRSPSKPTSAPRASAGGSSTLKQRKTTTTTTAARNRNTGTGSGGMWRFYTDDSPGIKVGPVPVLVMSLLFIASVFMLHIWGKYTRA, from the exons CCTGCTCCAGCGAGTTCCACTTCCGTCGGAAGCGGTAGCCGATCTCCATCAAAACCCACCTCGGCACCACGGGCATCTGCCGGAGGTTCCAGTACGTTGAAACAGCGCAAAACCACCACGACCACAACCGCTGCGAGGAATCGTAATACGGGCACCGGTTCGGGTGGTATGTGGCGCTTCTACACCGATGATTCTCCCGGCATTAAGGT TGGTCCCGTCCCAGTGCTCGTGATGTCGTTGCTGTTCATTGCCTCCGTTTTTATGCTACACATCTGGGGCAAATACACCCGTGCGTAA